Proteins found in one Brachypodium distachyon strain Bd21 chromosome 5, Brachypodium_distachyon_v3.0, whole genome shotgun sequence genomic segment:
- the LOC104581390 gene encoding uncharacterized protein LOC104581390: MTRPLPRRTAAGRARGFPNPAQVAPNAAPAAALGAVAAPATALDADGLHHEDAPLFFSSDQQQAVPHCFPIASPPDTSDDLMDDFTIEIEVRSYLTILDGRKIYRKDQIWEFVAGRDLSMAQIRTAVEKKFQWSADQRMTIWYRANDGTVPLICESEIVQLFEMSPDKTVRFRVTIESKQQSNESNQGVPTKVDEMDDELPHAPFFAWPKQAYDGEFEDDEPVGNDDEEEATNHHETEPKVKKLPFAHTCGTSNNCNKKVKGKEKGRMANKDWIADKAKEDVTLSAKALKDQLQKKYNLKLQYANVWKGRDHAIGELSGTYKEHFQLLWNFKAELLAANPGSVCEIDMKSVVNKKGERMYFFNRLFLAFKPCIDGFLGGYRPYLGVDSTFLTRKYTGQLAAAIAVDGHSWMFPVAFGIFDKENTENWVWFMQ, from the exons ATGACACgccccctcccgcgccgcaccgccgccggccgcgctcGCGGCTTCCCCAATCCCGCGCAGGTCGCCCCCAACGCCGCCCCTGCCGCTGCACtgggcgccgtcgccgcccctgCCACTGCGCTTGACGCCGACGGGCTCCACCACGAGGATGCGCCCCTGTTTTTCTCCAGTGACCAGCAGCAGGCAGTTCCTCACTGCTTCCCAATAGCTTCACCTCCAGATACAAG TGATGATCTGATGGATGATTTCACAATCGAAATAGAAGTTCGGTCGTACTTGACAATTTTAGATGGCAGGAAAATATACCGAAAGGACCAAATATGGGAGTTTGTGGCTGGTCGGGACTTGTCCATGGCACAGATCAGGACGGCTGTGGAGAAGAAGTTCCAGTGGTCTGCCGATCAGAGAATGACCATTTGGTATAGAGCTAACGATGGTACTGTTCCTTTGATTTGTGAATCGGAAATAGTACAATTGTTTGAAATGTCCCCCGATAAAACAGTTCGGTTTCGTGTCACAATTGAAAGCAAGCAACAAAGCAATGAGAGCAATCAAGGTGTTCCTACCAAGGTTGATGAGATGGATGATGAGCTGCCTCATGCTCCATTCTTTGCTTGGCCTAAACAAGCATATGATGGGGAGTTTGAGGATGATGAGCCTGTGGGCAATGACGATGAAGAGGAGGCTACAAATCATCATGAAACTGAGCCGAAG GTAAAGAAGCTTCCATTTGCACATACTTGTGGAACTTCCAACAATTGTAACAAGAAAGTGAAAGGTAAAGAGAAAGGAAGAATGGCAAATAAGGATTGGATTGCTGATAAAGCCAAGGAGGATGTCACACTTAGTGCAAAGGCTCTTAAGGATCAgttgcaaaagaaatataatCTGAAATTGCAGTATGCCAATGTGTGGAAAGGGAGAGATCATGCAATAGGGGAATTGAGTGGTACATATAAAGAGCATTTTCAACTGTTGTGGAACTTTAAGGCAGAGTTGTTGGCAGCCAACCCAGGAAGTGTATGTGAAATAGACATGAAATCAGTTGTTAATAAGAAAGGTGAGAGAATGTACTTCTTCAATCGGTTGTTTCTTGCTTTCAAGCCATGCATTGATGGGTTTTTGGGAGGCTATAGACCATATTTGGGAGTTGATTCAACATTTCTCACTCGGAAATACACTGGACAGCTGGCTGCTGCTATTGCTGTTGATGGACATAGTTGGATGTTTCCCGTTGCATTTGGAATATTTGATAAGGAGAACACAGAAAATTGGGTCTGGTTCATGCAATAA
- the LOC100845159 gene encoding serine/threonine-protein kinase OXI1 yields the protein MTVAETSPPEPRQLCLADLKAVCVLGRGAKGVVFHVVPGADGDCDGSAMALKAVSREAARHKKSGSGGGDGHRRIWFERDVLLALRHPLLPALRGVLATEAVVGFAIDRCGGGDLNSLRRRQTEKMFSDSVIRFYAAELVLALEYLHSIGIVYRDLKPENVLIQDSGHIMLVDFDLSTRLPIRPPETDEAAAVPKPATVHSSPSLNHGKPKKPSGAAMCFRFRSGGATKPTVSADSPSPPSTSRTASSSSSSSTTTTGSSTVSGARTPAKSNSFVGTEDYVAPEIIAGSGHDFIVDWWGLGVVLYEMLYGRTPFRGQNRKETFYRVLTKQPELVGEKTPLRDLIARLLEKDPAKRIGARGIKSHPFFHGVDWDRILRVARPPFIPSPPQDDGGGEVLDVEKVVHETFAANDGEAAAAGDDQKPLPEAGGCVAAADGERRMDPSKDGDFSVFF from the exons ATGACGGTCGCGGAGACCTCGCCTCCGGAGCCGCGGCAGCTCTGCCTGGCGGACCTAAAGGCCGTCTGCGTGCTCGGCCGCGGCGCCAAGGGCGTCGTCTTCCACGTCGTGCCCGGCGCGGACGGAGACTGCGACGGGTCCGCCATGGCGCTCAAGGCGGTCtcgcgggaggcggcgcggcacaAGAAgtccgggagcggcggcggggacgggcacCGGCGGATATGGTTCGAGCGCGACGTGCTCCTGGCCCTGCGCCACCCGCTCCTCCCCGCCCTCCGCGGCGTCCTCGCCACCGAGGCCGTCGTCGGCTTCGCCATCGaccggtgcggcggcggcgacctcaactccctccgccgccgccagaccGAGAAGATGTTCTCCGACTCCGTCATACG GTTCTACGCCGCGGAGTTGGTGCTGGCCCTCGAGTACCTGCACAGCATCGGCATCGTGTACAGGGACCTTAAGCCGGAGAACGTGCTGATACAGGACAGCGGCCACATCATGCTCGTCGACTTCGATCTCTCCACCAGACTCCCGATTCGGCCGCCGGAGacggacgaggcggcggctgtTCCCAAACCGGCGACTGTCCATAGCTCGCCGTCTCTAAACCACGGGAAGCCCAAGAAGCCGTCCGGGGCCGCCATGTGCTTCCGGTTTCGTTCTGGTGGCGCCACGAAGCCGACCGTGTCAGCGgactcgccgtcgccgccgtccacctcgcggacggcctcctcgtcgtcctcgtcctcgacgacCACCACCGGCTCCTCCACGGTCTCTGGCGCGCGGACGCCCGCGAAGTCGAACTCGTTCGTGGGCACGGAGGACTACGTGGCGCCGGAGATCATCGCCGGGAGCGGCCACGACTTCATCGTGGACTGGTGGGGCCTCGGCGTGGTCCTCTACGAGATGCTGTACGGCCGCACGCCGTTCCGGGGGCAGAACCGGAAGGAGACGTTCTACCGCGTCCTGACCAAGCAGCCGGAGCTCGTCGGCGAGAAGACGCCGCTGCGCGACCTCATCGCCCGCCTCCTGGAGAAGGACCCGGCGAAGCGCAtcggcgcgcgcggcatcAAGTCGCACCCCTTCTTCCACGGCGTCGACTGGGACCGTATCCTCCGCGTCGCGCGACCGCCGTTCATCCCTTCCCCGCCTCAggacgacggtggcggcgaggtgcTCGACGTCGAGAAGGTCGTCCACGAGACGTTCGCTGCCAATGACGGcgaggctgcggcggccggggacgATCAGAAGCCTCTGCCCGAGGCAGGTGGGtgtgtcgccgccgccgacggtgaACGGAGAATGGATCCATCCAAAGATGGCGATTTCTCCGTGTTTTTCTGA
- the LOC100833845 gene encoding sn1-specific diacylglycerol lipase beta isoform X2: MMSRKPLLPCRGPTTTPPAQLLLPIRRLLLLPRRRAPSSPPPSPVDRRRPAMAGAGQSVASTAAAASVSAGGATSFRVGMVRVVSFLVGGLNFAVLLLGLYLIDAVLPPGCGSGLALASVPAMAGVRVLAMLGTARAQHATADAIARRHLDEGAASVAEDVVARHEIRVRYKCWLWWTRLGMAVGALQLVGAIYLMFVIVRDLPNERRSTSCFFGQDENDRISKRAIIALFLILSWVVVIVQCFTGSDILRWRSFYATHDMAWKAHYREVFDHGIREALCCLGRAKYLTVLEEDEVYSVARLLGDLVAYRASGTGHLELIAGLALLQKHGNLPDLQTDLVEAPHMLMQEAVILHPFAEACYTGPLLDVGRNPILFPCAWVYRQGVLTPWARRRRPALDGDNWWRGHAAAFLGFVDIAPTALVRGRVRQSKREAAYFVVVLHDKRTVLIGVRGTETPEDLLTDGLCRECSFTREDLDGLINDQLPVTTRERVISTFPHYGHGGIVEAARELFMQLNDCTGEHTPSRKPGFLSMLLREGSECQGYKIRLVGHSLGGAVATVLGMMLFGRYPDVHVYAYGPLPCVDFVIAEACSQFVTTIVNNDEFSSRLSINSILRLRSAAISALSDNSPADTAMIQKLARRILNMNKYQGNAPDIVEEYVDNHGRLAGSHTFEGRAVTNERRFQHQGALCNSEPDLQDLQNGFGGYHGSSSSVDEHRSYQSISIDQDVRRIPLDGQDSGLEEHQTSYGEIPVEPPEMFLPGLIIHIVRQRRGLFPLWKCWNFQEAEPPYKAVLAKRENFKDIDVSPSMFVDHLPWRCRCAMQRTLEVQTSKSSIISDSPVQHLV; this comes from the exons ATGATGTCTAGAAagcccctcctcccctgccGCGGGCCCACCACAACCCCTCCcgcccagctcctcctcccaatccgccgcctcctcctccttccccgccgccgcgcgccctcgtcgccaccgccgtcgccggtcGACCGACGGAGGCCCGCtatggccggcgccggccagtCCGTGGCCTcgacggccgcggccgcgtcgGTGTCGGCCGGCGGGGCCACCTCCTTCCGGGTCGGCATGGTGCGGGTTGTCTCGTTCCTCGTGGGCGGCCTCAATTTCGCGGTGCTGCTGCTCGGGCTATACCTCATCGACGCCGTGCTCCCGCCAGGCTGTGGTAGCGGGCTCGCGCTCGCCTCCGTACCCGCCATGGCCGGGGTCAGGGTGCTCGCCATGCTGGGCACCGCGAGAGCCCAGCACGCCACGGCGGATGCCATTGCTCGCCGCCACCTCGACGAGGGGGCCGCCTCCGTCGCCGAGGACGTCGTAGCTCGCCACGAGATCAGG GTGAGGTATAAATGCTGGTTGTGGTGGACTAGATTGGGTATGGCTGTTGGTGCATTGCAGCTTGTTGGGGCAATTTATCTCATGTTTGTCATTGTGAGAGATCTTCCAAATGAAAGAAGATCCACATCCTGTTTCTTTG GACAGGATGAAAATGACCGGATCTCAAAGCGAGCAATAATTGCTCTGTTTCTTATCCTTTCCTGGGTTGTGGTCATCGTTCAGTGCTTCACGGGTTCTGATATATTGAGATGGCGATCGTTCTATGCAACACATGATATGGCATGGAAAGCTCATTACAGGGAAGTGTTTGATCATGGAATTCGTGAAGCTTTATGCTGCCTAGGGCGTGCGAAGTATCT AACTGTATTGGAAGAAGACGAGGTCTATTCAGTGGCAAGACTTCTGGGTGATTTGGTTGCATATCGTGCTTCTGGAACAGGCCATTTGGAACTGATAGCAG GGCTTGCTCTATTGCAGAAGCATGGGAATTTGCCTGATTTGCAAACTGACCTCGTGGAGGCACCTCATATGCTCATGCAAGAAGCTGTTATTCTCCATCCATTTGCAGAAGCATGTTACACG GGGCCACTTCTTGATGTCGGAAGAAATCCCATTTTGTTTCCCTGTGCATGGGTTTATAGACAGGGCGTTTTAACTCCATGGGCTCGCAGAAG GCGCCCTGCACTTGATGGTGATAATTGGTGGCGAGGGCATGCTGCAGCTTTCCTTGGGTTTGTTGATATAGCACCTACAGCGCTGGTTCGAGGCCGTGTTCGTCAG AGCAAGCGTGAAGCTGCTTACTTTGTTGTGGTcctccatgacaaaagaacgGTTCTTATTGGGGTGCGTGGGACAGAGACACCAGAGGATCTCCTAACTGATGGACTATGCAGAGAATGCTCTTTCACTAGGGAAGATTTGGATGGACTAATAAA TGACCAATTACCTGTAACTACGAGGGAGAGAGTTATCTCTACATTCCCACACTATGGACATGGTGGAATTGTAGAGGCTGCTAGGGAGCTTTTCATGCAACTCAACGACTGCACAGGAG AGCACACGCCCTCCAGAAAACCTGGATTTCTTTCTATGCTGCTCCGGGAGGGCAGTGAGTGTCAAGGGTATAAAATTCGTCTTGTTGGGCATTCTTTAGGAGGTGCTGTTGCTACAGTCCTAGGAATGATG CTTTTTGGCAGATATCCAGACGTGCATGTGTATGCGTATGGTCCACTTCCTTGTGTGGATTTTGTAATAGCTGAAGCCTGTTCTCAGTTTGTTACAAC CATTGTGAACAATGATGAATTTTCTTCTCGCCTTTCAATCAACTCAATCCTCAGGCTACGATCTGCTGCAATAAGTGCTCTTTCAGATAACTCTCCAGCTGATACAGCAATGATACAAAAACTTGCTCGCAGAATTTTAAATATGAATAAGTATCAGGGTAATGCTCCTGACATTGTTGAGGAATACGTTGACAATCACGGAAGGCTAGCAGGTAGCCACACTTTTGAAG GGAGGGCAGTGACTAATGAAAGACGATTTCAACACCAGGGCGCATTATGCAATAGTGAGCCAGACCTCCAAGATTTGCAAAATGGCTTTGGTGGTTACCATGGATCCAGTTCATCGGTAGATGAGCACAGGAGCTATCAAAGCATAAGCATTGATCAGGATGTCCGGAGAATTCCACTTGATGGACAAGATTCTGGCTTGGAAGAGCATCAGACATCTTATGGGGAAATACCAGTGGAGCCTCCAGAGATGTTTCTTCCAGGCTTAATCATTCACATTGTGCGGCAAAGAAGAGGCCTATTTCCTCTTTGGAAATGCTGGAACTTCCAGGAAGCTGAACCACCATATAAAGCTGTTTTGGCTAAAAGAGAAAACTTCAAGGATATCGATGTTTCTCCTTCCATGTTTGTGGACCACTTACCATGGAG GTGTCGTTGTGCTATGCAAAGAACTCTGGAAGTCCAGACGTCAAAGAGCTCAATTATTTCTGATTCACCTGTACAACATTTGGTCTGA
- the LOC100833845 gene encoding sn1-specific diacylglycerol lipase beta isoform X1, giving the protein MMSRKPLLPCRGPTTTPPAQLLLPIRRLLLLPRRRAPSSPPPSPVDRRRPAMAGAGQSVASTAAAASVSAGGATSFRVGMVRVVSFLVGGLNFAVLLLGLYLIDAVLPPGCGSGLALASVPAMAGVRVLAMLGTARAQHATADAIARRHLDEGAASVAEDVVARHEIRVRYKCWLWWTRLGMAVGALQLVGAIYLMFVIVRDLPNERRSTSCFFGQDENDRISKRAIIALFLILSWVVVIVQCFTGSDILRWRSFYATHDMAWKAHYREVFDHGIREALCCLGRAKYLTVLEEDEVYSVARLLGDLVAYRASGTGHLELIAGLALLQKHGNLPDLQTDLVEAPHMLMQEAVILHPFAEACYTGPLLDVGRNPILFPCAWVYRQGVLTPWARRRRPALDGDNWWRGHAAAFLGFVDIAPTALVRGRVRQSKREAAYFVVVLHDKRTVLIGVRGTETPEDLLTDGLCRECSFTREDLDGLINSDQLPVTTRERVISTFPHYGHGGIVEAARELFMQLNDCTGEHTPSRKPGFLSMLLREGSECQGYKIRLVGHSLGGAVATVLGMMLFGRYPDVHVYAYGPLPCVDFVIAEACSQFVTTIVNNDEFSSRLSINSILRLRSAAISALSDNSPADTAMIQKLARRILNMNKYQGNAPDIVEEYVDNHGRLAGSHTFEGRAVTNERRFQHQGALCNSEPDLQDLQNGFGGYHGSSSSVDEHRSYQSISIDQDVRRIPLDGQDSGLEEHQTSYGEIPVEPPEMFLPGLIIHIVRQRRGLFPLWKCWNFQEAEPPYKAVLAKRENFKDIDVSPSMFVDHLPWRCRCAMQRTLEVQTSKSSIISDSPVQHLV; this is encoded by the exons ATGATGTCTAGAAagcccctcctcccctgccGCGGGCCCACCACAACCCCTCCcgcccagctcctcctcccaatccgccgcctcctcctccttccccgccgccgcgcgccctcgtcgccaccgccgtcgccggtcGACCGACGGAGGCCCGCtatggccggcgccggccagtCCGTGGCCTcgacggccgcggccgcgtcgGTGTCGGCCGGCGGGGCCACCTCCTTCCGGGTCGGCATGGTGCGGGTTGTCTCGTTCCTCGTGGGCGGCCTCAATTTCGCGGTGCTGCTGCTCGGGCTATACCTCATCGACGCCGTGCTCCCGCCAGGCTGTGGTAGCGGGCTCGCGCTCGCCTCCGTACCCGCCATGGCCGGGGTCAGGGTGCTCGCCATGCTGGGCACCGCGAGAGCCCAGCACGCCACGGCGGATGCCATTGCTCGCCGCCACCTCGACGAGGGGGCCGCCTCCGTCGCCGAGGACGTCGTAGCTCGCCACGAGATCAGG GTGAGGTATAAATGCTGGTTGTGGTGGACTAGATTGGGTATGGCTGTTGGTGCATTGCAGCTTGTTGGGGCAATTTATCTCATGTTTGTCATTGTGAGAGATCTTCCAAATGAAAGAAGATCCACATCCTGTTTCTTTG GACAGGATGAAAATGACCGGATCTCAAAGCGAGCAATAATTGCTCTGTTTCTTATCCTTTCCTGGGTTGTGGTCATCGTTCAGTGCTTCACGGGTTCTGATATATTGAGATGGCGATCGTTCTATGCAACACATGATATGGCATGGAAAGCTCATTACAGGGAAGTGTTTGATCATGGAATTCGTGAAGCTTTATGCTGCCTAGGGCGTGCGAAGTATCT AACTGTATTGGAAGAAGACGAGGTCTATTCAGTGGCAAGACTTCTGGGTGATTTGGTTGCATATCGTGCTTCTGGAACAGGCCATTTGGAACTGATAGCAG GGCTTGCTCTATTGCAGAAGCATGGGAATTTGCCTGATTTGCAAACTGACCTCGTGGAGGCACCTCATATGCTCATGCAAGAAGCTGTTATTCTCCATCCATTTGCAGAAGCATGTTACACG GGGCCACTTCTTGATGTCGGAAGAAATCCCATTTTGTTTCCCTGTGCATGGGTTTATAGACAGGGCGTTTTAACTCCATGGGCTCGCAGAAG GCGCCCTGCACTTGATGGTGATAATTGGTGGCGAGGGCATGCTGCAGCTTTCCTTGGGTTTGTTGATATAGCACCTACAGCGCTGGTTCGAGGCCGTGTTCGTCAG AGCAAGCGTGAAGCTGCTTACTTTGTTGTGGTcctccatgacaaaagaacgGTTCTTATTGGGGTGCGTGGGACAGAGACACCAGAGGATCTCCTAACTGATGGACTATGCAGAGAATGCTCTTTCACTAGGGAAGATTTGGATGGACTAATAAA TAGTGACCAATTACCTGTAACTACGAGGGAGAGAGTTATCTCTACATTCCCACACTATGGACATGGTGGAATTGTAGAGGCTGCTAGGGAGCTTTTCATGCAACTCAACGACTGCACAGGAG AGCACACGCCCTCCAGAAAACCTGGATTTCTTTCTATGCTGCTCCGGGAGGGCAGTGAGTGTCAAGGGTATAAAATTCGTCTTGTTGGGCATTCTTTAGGAGGTGCTGTTGCTACAGTCCTAGGAATGATG CTTTTTGGCAGATATCCAGACGTGCATGTGTATGCGTATGGTCCACTTCCTTGTGTGGATTTTGTAATAGCTGAAGCCTGTTCTCAGTTTGTTACAAC CATTGTGAACAATGATGAATTTTCTTCTCGCCTTTCAATCAACTCAATCCTCAGGCTACGATCTGCTGCAATAAGTGCTCTTTCAGATAACTCTCCAGCTGATACAGCAATGATACAAAAACTTGCTCGCAGAATTTTAAATATGAATAAGTATCAGGGTAATGCTCCTGACATTGTTGAGGAATACGTTGACAATCACGGAAGGCTAGCAGGTAGCCACACTTTTGAAG GGAGGGCAGTGACTAATGAAAGACGATTTCAACACCAGGGCGCATTATGCAATAGTGAGCCAGACCTCCAAGATTTGCAAAATGGCTTTGGTGGTTACCATGGATCCAGTTCATCGGTAGATGAGCACAGGAGCTATCAAAGCATAAGCATTGATCAGGATGTCCGGAGAATTCCACTTGATGGACAAGATTCTGGCTTGGAAGAGCATCAGACATCTTATGGGGAAATACCAGTGGAGCCTCCAGAGATGTTTCTTCCAGGCTTAATCATTCACATTGTGCGGCAAAGAAGAGGCCTATTTCCTCTTTGGAAATGCTGGAACTTCCAGGAAGCTGAACCACCATATAAAGCTGTTTTGGCTAAAAGAGAAAACTTCAAGGATATCGATGTTTCTCCTTCCATGTTTGTGGACCACTTACCATGGAG GTGTCGTTGTGCTATGCAAAGAACTCTGGAAGTCCAGACGTCAAAGAGCTCAATTATTTCTGATTCACCTGTACAACATTTGGTCTGA
- the LOC100833845 gene encoding sn1-specific diacylglycerol lipase beta isoform X3, with amino-acid sequence MMSRKPLLPCRGPTTTPPAQLLLPIRRLLLLPRRRAPSSPPPSPVDRRRPAMAGAGQSVASTAAAASVSAGGATSFRVGMVRVVSFLVGGLNFAVLLLGLYLIDAVLPPGCGSGLALASVPAMAGVRVLAMLGTARAQHATADAIARRHLDEGAASVAEDVVARHEIRVRYKCWLWWTRLGMAVGALQLVGAIYLMFVIVRDLPNERRSTSCFFGQDENDRISKRAIIALFLILSWVVVIVQCFTGSDILRWRSFYATHDMAWKAHYREVFDHGIREALCCLGRAKYLTVLEEDEVYSVARLLGDLVAYRASGTGHLELIAGLALLQKHGNLPDLQTDLVEAPHMLMQEAVILHPFAEACYTGPLLDVGRNPILFPCAWVYRQGVLTPWARRRRPALDGDNWWRGHAAAFLGFVDIAPTALVRGRVRQSKREAAYFVVVLHDKRTVLIGVRGTETPEDLLTDGLCRECSFTREDLDGLINSDQLPVTTRERVISTFPHYGHGGIVEAARELFMQLNDCTGEHTPSRKPGFLSMLLREGSECQGYKIRLVGHSLGGAVATVLGMMLFGRYPDVHVYAYGPLPCVDFVIAEACSQFVTTIVNNDEFSSRLSINSILRLRSAAISALSDNSPADTAMIQKLARRILNMNKYQGNAPDIVEEYVDNHGRLAGRAVTNERRFQHQGALCNSEPDLQDLQNGFGGYHGSSSSVDEHRSYQSISIDQDVRRIPLDGQDSGLEEHQTSYGEIPVEPPEMFLPGLIIHIVRQRRGLFPLWKCWNFQEAEPPYKAVLAKRENFKDIDVSPSMFVDHLPWRCRCAMQRTLEVQTSKSSIISDSPVQHLV; translated from the exons ATGATGTCTAGAAagcccctcctcccctgccGCGGGCCCACCACAACCCCTCCcgcccagctcctcctcccaatccgccgcctcctcctccttccccgccgccgcgcgccctcgtcgccaccgccgtcgccggtcGACCGACGGAGGCCCGCtatggccggcgccggccagtCCGTGGCCTcgacggccgcggccgcgtcgGTGTCGGCCGGCGGGGCCACCTCCTTCCGGGTCGGCATGGTGCGGGTTGTCTCGTTCCTCGTGGGCGGCCTCAATTTCGCGGTGCTGCTGCTCGGGCTATACCTCATCGACGCCGTGCTCCCGCCAGGCTGTGGTAGCGGGCTCGCGCTCGCCTCCGTACCCGCCATGGCCGGGGTCAGGGTGCTCGCCATGCTGGGCACCGCGAGAGCCCAGCACGCCACGGCGGATGCCATTGCTCGCCGCCACCTCGACGAGGGGGCCGCCTCCGTCGCCGAGGACGTCGTAGCTCGCCACGAGATCAGG GTGAGGTATAAATGCTGGTTGTGGTGGACTAGATTGGGTATGGCTGTTGGTGCATTGCAGCTTGTTGGGGCAATTTATCTCATGTTTGTCATTGTGAGAGATCTTCCAAATGAAAGAAGATCCACATCCTGTTTCTTTG GACAGGATGAAAATGACCGGATCTCAAAGCGAGCAATAATTGCTCTGTTTCTTATCCTTTCCTGGGTTGTGGTCATCGTTCAGTGCTTCACGGGTTCTGATATATTGAGATGGCGATCGTTCTATGCAACACATGATATGGCATGGAAAGCTCATTACAGGGAAGTGTTTGATCATGGAATTCGTGAAGCTTTATGCTGCCTAGGGCGTGCGAAGTATCT AACTGTATTGGAAGAAGACGAGGTCTATTCAGTGGCAAGACTTCTGGGTGATTTGGTTGCATATCGTGCTTCTGGAACAGGCCATTTGGAACTGATAGCAG GGCTTGCTCTATTGCAGAAGCATGGGAATTTGCCTGATTTGCAAACTGACCTCGTGGAGGCACCTCATATGCTCATGCAAGAAGCTGTTATTCTCCATCCATTTGCAGAAGCATGTTACACG GGGCCACTTCTTGATGTCGGAAGAAATCCCATTTTGTTTCCCTGTGCATGGGTTTATAGACAGGGCGTTTTAACTCCATGGGCTCGCAGAAG GCGCCCTGCACTTGATGGTGATAATTGGTGGCGAGGGCATGCTGCAGCTTTCCTTGGGTTTGTTGATATAGCACCTACAGCGCTGGTTCGAGGCCGTGTTCGTCAG AGCAAGCGTGAAGCTGCTTACTTTGTTGTGGTcctccatgacaaaagaacgGTTCTTATTGGGGTGCGTGGGACAGAGACACCAGAGGATCTCCTAACTGATGGACTATGCAGAGAATGCTCTTTCACTAGGGAAGATTTGGATGGACTAATAAA TAGTGACCAATTACCTGTAACTACGAGGGAGAGAGTTATCTCTACATTCCCACACTATGGACATGGTGGAATTGTAGAGGCTGCTAGGGAGCTTTTCATGCAACTCAACGACTGCACAGGAG AGCACACGCCCTCCAGAAAACCTGGATTTCTTTCTATGCTGCTCCGGGAGGGCAGTGAGTGTCAAGGGTATAAAATTCGTCTTGTTGGGCATTCTTTAGGAGGTGCTGTTGCTACAGTCCTAGGAATGATG CTTTTTGGCAGATATCCAGACGTGCATGTGTATGCGTATGGTCCACTTCCTTGTGTGGATTTTGTAATAGCTGAAGCCTGTTCTCAGTTTGTTACAAC CATTGTGAACAATGATGAATTTTCTTCTCGCCTTTCAATCAACTCAATCCTCAGGCTACGATCTGCTGCAATAAGTGCTCTTTCAGATAACTCTCCAGCTGATACAGCAATGATACAAAAACTTGCTCGCAGAATTTTAAATATGAATAAGTATCAGGGTAATGCTCCTGACATTGTTGAGGAATACGTTGACAATCACGGAAGGCTAGCAG GGAGGGCAGTGACTAATGAAAGACGATTTCAACACCAGGGCGCATTATGCAATAGTGAGCCAGACCTCCAAGATTTGCAAAATGGCTTTGGTGGTTACCATGGATCCAGTTCATCGGTAGATGAGCACAGGAGCTATCAAAGCATAAGCATTGATCAGGATGTCCGGAGAATTCCACTTGATGGACAAGATTCTGGCTTGGAAGAGCATCAGACATCTTATGGGGAAATACCAGTGGAGCCTCCAGAGATGTTTCTTCCAGGCTTAATCATTCACATTGTGCGGCAAAGAAGAGGCCTATTTCCTCTTTGGAAATGCTGGAACTTCCAGGAAGCTGAACCACCATATAAAGCTGTTTTGGCTAAAAGAGAAAACTTCAAGGATATCGATGTTTCTCCTTCCATGTTTGTGGACCACTTACCATGGAG GTGTCGTTGTGCTATGCAAAGAACTCTGGAAGTCCAGACGTCAAAGAGCTCAATTATTTCTGATTCACCTGTACAACATTTGGTCTGA